A window of the Candidatus Lokiarchaeota archaeon genome harbors these coding sequences:
- a CDS encoding prenyltransferase: MTNILKLAYSISRVRFWLYLGGTYLVGYIIGISTVGQLIDPFFIAHLFYFMIPANVLLYGVNDLSDRDTDMFNPKKGDKEYKTKQQDLKKLYALVGLSFLYGFILMFFQSDLTAILLFASWMVLSVLYSVEPIRLKAVPVLDFTSNFLYVIPALLAIYQTKGTIPPLIPVFAAFCWTAAMQLFSAVPDIEADRKADVRTTAVAIGKRASLLLCLVFWVLFAVILVFVHPWNYPWNLLTFVYPMIPVYLILKREADVSRVYWFFPYWNGIFGMIIFFTIGLPKLGMI; encoded by the coding sequence ATGACGAATATCCTGAAGCTTGCTTATAGCATTTCAAGAGTCAGGTTCTGGCTGTACTTGGGTGGAACCTACCTCGTAGGCTATATTATCGGCATTTCTACAGTGGGCCAACTCATTGACCCTTTTTTCATCGCGCACCTCTTCTACTTCATGATCCCAGCCAATGTACTTCTCTATGGTGTAAATGATCTCTCAGATCGTGATACGGATATGTTCAACCCAAAGAAAGGCGACAAAGAGTACAAGACCAAACAACAAGACCTAAAGAAGCTCTATGCTCTCGTAGGACTTTCTTTTCTATATGGCTTCATTCTCATGTTTTTCCAAAGTGATCTTACCGCAATTTTGCTTTTCGCGTCCTGGATGGTTCTTTCCGTTCTTTATAGCGTAGAACCAATCAGATTGAAAGCGGTACCTGTTTTAGATTTCACATCGAATTTCCTTTACGTTATTCCAGCGCTCTTGGCAATATATCAAACTAAAGGAACTATTCCGCCTCTAATTCCGGTATTTGCTGCGTTCTGTTGGACAGCCGCAATGCAGCTCTTCTCTGCTGTTCCAGATATCGAGGCGGATAGAAAAGCAGACGTAAGAACCACAGCAGTAGCCATTGGGAAAAGAGCCTCGCTTCTCCTGTGTTTGGTATTCTGGGTCCTCTTCGCAGTGATTCTTGTTTTTGTTCATCCGTGGAATTACCCATGGAATCTCCTCACCTTTGTGTATCCCATGATTCCGGTTTACCTTATTCTAAAGCGGGAAGCTGATGTTAGCAGGGTCTACTGGTTCTTTCCCTACTGGAATGGCATCTTCGGTATGATAATCTTCTTCACTATTGGGCTTCCGAAACTGGGGATGATTTGA
- a CDS encoding carotenoid biosynthesis protein, protein MQLKKSNDVLLAVFCGAFFLSSYLVANVPIGESVTWVSAFFIVALALPSYYYFIKWAGPKKGMLILILFAIFPVIIESIGISTGIPYGSFHYAETMGFKILGLVPWSVTFAFGPLLLGSMTVTTRLSQNASLAIPASAIVLVLVDLVLDPAAVVLNIWVWSQPGAYYGVPLVNFVGWFITGTVASIIFHLLTRANSDKMVQMPRTIASSLFIILSFWSGFSLWKGLFVPLLVGILLIGFLSWRLYYPQLTIRNRQKKN, encoded by the coding sequence ATGCAACTGAAGAAATCAAATGATGTGTTGTTGGCTGTATTCTGTGGAGCCTTCTTCCTGTCAAGTTACCTAGTGGCAAATGTTCCGATTGGCGAGTCGGTTACATGGGTTTCTGCCTTTTTCATTGTGGCCTTAGCTCTACCTTCTTACTACTATTTTATCAAGTGGGCAGGCCCAAAAAAGGGGATGTTGATACTGATTCTTTTCGCGATATTTCCAGTTATCATCGAATCGATCGGAATCTCAACAGGAATACCATACGGAAGCTTCCACTATGCTGAGACCATGGGATTCAAGATTCTTGGTTTGGTTCCATGGAGTGTTACTTTTGCATTTGGTCCATTGCTTCTTGGTTCCATGACGGTCACAACACGACTTTCTCAGAACGCGTCCTTAGCCATCCCGGCTAGCGCAATTGTGCTCGTCCTAGTTGACCTCGTGCTTGATCCTGCAGCAGTAGTACTCAATATTTGGGTCTGGTCACAACCAGGTGCCTATTATGGGGTTCCCCTCGTAAATTTCGTCGGATGGTTCATTACTGGAACTGTAGCATCAATTATCTTTCATCTACTTACGAGAGCGAATTCAGATAAGATGGTTCAAATGCCTCGGACTATAGCAAGTAGTCTGTTCATCATACTATCGTTTTGGAGTGGGTTCTCACTCTGGAAGGGGCTATTCGTTCCGCTTCTTGTTGGCATACTGTTGATTGGTTTCCTTTCTTGGAGACTATACTATCCTCAGCTAACTATCCGCAATCGCCAGAAAAAGAACTAG
- a CDS encoding carboxymuconolactone decarboxylase family protein, which translates to MTKDVGDRLRYFQKHFGALNRDIPETRNAFTDLLKIVDRDGALPRKFKEIICIVASILEPCESCMVYHTKQALSAGASREEIMEGCAVAIVMGGGPAAAHIATVQDALDKWA; encoded by the coding sequence ATGACCAAAGACGTTGGAGACAGGCTGCGTTACTTCCAAAAGCATTTTGGCGCACTGAACAGAGACATTCCGGAGACAAGAAACGCATTTACGGATCTTCTCAAGATAGTAGATCGGGATGGTGCCCTGCCACGCAAATTCAAAGAAATCATATGCATTGTAGCTAGCATTCTCGAGCCCTGTGAGAGCTGCATGGTGTATCATACGAAACAGGCGTTATCAGCTGGAGCTTCTAGAGAAGAAATCATGGAAGGGTGTGCAGTTGCAATAGTTATGGGTGGTGGACCCGCAGCAGCCCACATTGCAACAGTGCAAGATGCATTAGACAAGTGGGCATAG
- a CDS encoding cupin domain-containing protein, which produces MDVSALYLTRDSDLSDYEQVTANGVEGVWKNSLLNSENGSTHFAMRTYQIEPNGHTSLDNHEHDHGVYVLEGTPTAVIEGKSILLTAGDVLHIAGNEEHQFFNKGDNPAKFICVKNY; this is translated from the coding sequence ATGGATGTATCCGCCTTGTATTTGACAAGAGACTCTGACTTATCAGACTACGAGCAAGTTACTGCTAACGGCGTCGAAGGCGTGTGGAAGAATTCACTGCTCAATTCTGAGAACGGCTCAACTCATTTTGCGATGCGAACATACCAAATTGAGCCGAACGGTCATACTTCGCTCGATAACCATGAACATGATCATGGTGTCTATGTCCTTGAAGGGACGCCTACTGCTGTTATTGAGGGTAAATCCATTCTTCTTACTGCAGGTGATGTTTTACATATTGCAGGAAATGAAGAACATCAATTCTTCAACAAGGGGGATAACCCTGCCAAATTTATCTGCGTAAAGAATTACTAA
- a CDS encoding CGGC domain-containing protein, producing the protein MREMKKLGIIVCERYGDCAGGKCFRSLHAREGAFSIYDEELRIVGYATCGGCPGGNIEYAGEEMKANGAEVIHLATGFLVGYPPCTMIDYFENFIEEKFGLDIVLGTHPIPSSYMKTHRALGTWEAPEWEERLKHVMTDEKTRRKYG; encoded by the coding sequence ATGAGAGAAATGAAGAAACTGGGAATCATAGTCTGTGAACGCTATGGGGATTGCGCAGGGGGTAAATGCTTCAGGTCACTCCATGCACGAGAAGGCGCATTCAGCATCTACGATGAGGAATTACGGATTGTTGGCTATGCAACTTGTGGTGGATGTCCAGGCGGCAACATAGAGTACGCTGGAGAAGAAATGAAAGCAAATGGCGCAGAGGTAATTCATCTTGCTACAGGATTTCTAGTCGGGTATCCTCCGTGCACTATGATTGACTACTTCGAAAATTTCATCGAAGAAAAATTTGGCCTAGACATTGTTCTAGGAACCCACCCCATCCCTTCAAGTTACATGAAAACTCATCGAGCTCTCGGGACGTGGGAAGCTCCCGAGTGGGAAGAACGTTTGAAGCATGTTATGACCGATGAGAAAACACGTAGAAAATATGGTTGA
- a CDS encoding alcohol dehydrogenase catalytic domain-containing protein: MKSLMKTARGAGNLEIRTISEPKPQNDEVLVKVEAAGICGTDVHIKHDQAFHTPPVVLGHEYSGTVVDIGSEVSTIQVGDEVVSPATAYCGQCHQCKTGHVNRCTAPNKRILGVSRANGAFAQYLTVPEYIIHKVPDSVPLEEAALAEPTACVVHALIEKSPICPGDVVVVQGPGTMGLLSLQVAKAMGAGKVIVTGMSSDRWRLDIAERTGADRTIDIEKEDPIDIVNDESLGIGADVVVEASGSCAACSQALEFVKVAGHVALLGVRGRPAEVDLDQMIVKELTMTGTWGTIPSSWVTTLKLMASRKIAVAPLITHRLSLDEWEQGFELMEDQKAIKVLFTNFS; the protein is encoded by the coding sequence TTGAAAAGCCTAATGAAAACCGCCCGCGGTGCGGGTAATCTAGAGATACGAACCATTTCCGAGCCCAAACCCCAAAATGATGAAGTTTTGGTGAAAGTCGAAGCTGCTGGTATTTGTGGGACTGATGTTCATATAAAGCACGATCAAGCATTTCATACCCCACCAGTAGTCCTTGGCCACGAATACTCCGGAACGGTTGTTGATATCGGCTCTGAGGTTTCCACTATCCAAGTTGGAGATGAAGTGGTTTCTCCAGCCACCGCATATTGTGGACAGTGTCACCAATGCAAAACTGGACACGTAAACAGATGCACCGCTCCCAACAAGCGTATTCTCGGGGTCTCGAGAGCGAATGGTGCATTTGCCCAGTATCTTACCGTGCCAGAGTATATCATACACAAGGTTCCAGACAGCGTACCCTTGGAAGAAGCGGCCTTGGCTGAACCCACCGCATGTGTGGTCCACGCGCTTATTGAGAAATCTCCTATTTGTCCTGGAGATGTTGTTGTCGTTCAAGGTCCAGGCACGATGGGACTGCTATCATTGCAAGTTGCCAAAGCTATGGGGGCAGGAAAAGTCATTGTCACCGGTATGTCTTCTGATAGATGGCGGCTTGACATTGCAGAACGTACCGGAGCCGACCGTACAATCGATATTGAGAAGGAAGATCCAATCGATATTGTCAACGATGAATCCCTAGGAATAGGTGCTGATGTTGTGGTTGAAGCATCTGGCTCATGTGCTGCTTGCAGTCAGGCCCTAGAATTCGTGAAAGTGGCGGGACACGTAGCTCTTCTAGGAGTGCGTGGTCGCCCTGCTGAAGTAGACCTCGATCAGATGATTGTGAAAGAACTGACAATGACCGGCACATGGGGCACCATACCTTCATCTTGGGTAACAACACTGAAGTTGATGGCTTCACGCAAAATCGCTGTTGCCCCGCTGATAACTCACCGACTATCCCTTGATGAATGGGAACAGGGATTTGAGCTAATGGAGGATCAGAAAGCAATCAAAGTTCTCTTTACCAATTTCTCATAG
- a CDS encoding hydroxymethylglutaryl-CoA reductase, giving the protein MQIPAFLLRKLYIKGSLENVEDGFHFKIKNSLSPGTATAMDPIKVDDEEYPLENTVIKSEDTEITGSEVSEDNPIPIKVGVEILIKVEGDQLGEGEHKIDIGLQTKEAGKLAFDVKDAL; this is encoded by the coding sequence TTGCAAATTCCAGCCTTTCTGCTTCGGAAACTGTATATCAAAGGCAGTCTAGAAAACGTTGAAGACGGATTCCATTTCAAAATCAAGAACTCGTTGTCCCCCGGCACAGCAACCGCGATGGATCCCATCAAGGTTGATGACGAAGAGTACCCTCTAGAGAATACAGTCATTAAATCTGAAGACACCGAAATCACAGGTTCAGAGGTCTCGGAGGATAACCCGATTCCAATCAAAGTCGGCGTTGAAATTCTAATTAAAGTTGAGGGCGATCAGCTCGGTGAGGGAGAACACAAAATCGATATTGGTCTTCAAACAAAAGAAGCCGGGAAATTGGCATTCGACGTCAAAGACGCTTTGTAA
- a CDS encoding alpha/beta hydrolase fold domain-containing protein, translating to MFDNLFGVPIDETSFSAEYDIPYLDNGQDTFFFDWYCPMGAGPFPVIITLHGGAWVLGDKGSYNIPLFNQYFASQGFVVFDIQYGLFDVTSLPEEYVEHFGTFSSLASFGPSYNGSYNIDNQIENVGYFTKMLEMNSSKYRADMENIFVVGRSAGGNLASLVTIGHKNALFAGYFSSNMTVRAGIWFYPVTNITRDERGFFDPLVEGDLPIEEQYKKLFAASLISNSTIVPPIMIIHGGMDGLADYESQGVSFYRLANNLGHRCLLITIPLAGHGFDYNFYAYGAQMSTYYVERFMSLELNGG from the coding sequence ATGTTTGACAATCTATTCGGGGTTCCTATTGACGAAACGAGCTTCAGTGCGGAATACGACATCCCCTATCTCGATAATGGTCAGGACACTTTCTTCTTCGATTGGTATTGTCCCATGGGAGCGGGTCCATTTCCGGTTATTATTACACTTCACGGTGGAGCATGGGTTCTCGGCGACAAAGGTAGTTATAACATCCCTCTGTTCAATCAATACTTCGCATCACAAGGATTTGTGGTATTCGATATTCAGTATGGTCTTTTTGATGTCACAAGCCTGCCCGAGGAATATGTGGAACACTTTGGCACATTCTCTTCACTAGCATCATTTGGACCCTCTTACAACGGAAGCTACAACATCGACAATCAGATTGAGAATGTGGGCTATTTCACAAAGATGCTTGAAATGAACAGCTCGAAATACAGAGCGGACATGGAGAATATCTTTGTTGTAGGAAGGTCAGCAGGAGGGAATCTTGCCTCACTCGTGACTATTGGTCACAAGAACGCTCTGTTCGCAGGATACTTCTCGTCCAATATGACTGTCAGGGCTGGCATTTGGTTTTATCCAGTGACAAATATCACAAGGGATGAACGTGGTTTTTTTGATCCCCTCGTGGAGGGCGACTTACCAATTGAAGAACAATACAAGAAGCTCTTTGCAGCCTCGCTTATTTCGAACAGTACGATAGTTCCGCCTATCATGATTATTCATGGGGGTATGGATGGGTTAGCTGATTATGAGAGTCAAGGAGTGAGTTTCTATCGACTGGCAAATAACCTTGGACATAGGTGTCTTCTCATTACCATACCCTTGGCGGGGCATGGTTTTGACTATAACTTCTATGCATACGGGGCACAGATGTCAACATACTATGTTGAGCGATTCATGAGCTTAGAATTGAATGGGGGGTGA